Within Chloroflexota bacterium, the genomic segment CCGCGACCTGTCCCCCTCGACCGTGGCGGGCTACCTGGCCGACCTACGCCAGTTTTCCCGCTGGTTCGAGCAGACCAACGGCGAGGCGCTGACGCCTGCGGCGGTGACGCCCACGGATGTGCGGGAATACCGCGGCTGGCTGCAATGGCGGGGGCTGAAAGCCGCCACGGTGAACCGCAAACTCAACGCGCTGCGGGCGTGGCTGGAATGGGCGCAAGGGGAAGGGCTGATAGAGGCCAACCCTGTGGCAGGGGTGAAGATGGTGCGGTCTGTGAAAGCAGCCCCCCGCTGGCTGGACAGGCGAGAGCGGTATGCGTTGCAGCGGGCGGCGGAGCGGGTTTTGCAAACCGCGCGCGCCGCCGGAGGGAAGCGGTGGGTGAACCACACCCGCGACGCCCTGCTGGTGCTGTTCCTGCTGCACACGGGACTGCGGGTGGGGGAGGTAGTGGCGTTGACCGAAGACGACCTGACCCTCCGCCCGCGAAGCGGGCAGGTCTTGGTGCGCCGCGGCAAGGGGAACAAGCAGCGGGTGGTGCCCCTGAACGCGGAAGCGCGCAAGGCGGTGAAGCGGTGGCTGGAAACCCGTGGGGAGACGGGGATTACTGCCGCCGCGTTGTGGTCGGTGGGCAAAGGGCTGACGGCGCGCACGGTGCAGCGTGCAGTGGAGCGCGTGGCGCATGAGGCGAAACTGGACGGCGTGACGCCCCATGTCCTGCGGCACACCTTTGCCAAGAGCCTGATAGACGCCGGGGCGGGGTTGCAGGAAGTGGCCGAATTGTTAGGCCACGGCGACCTGAACACCACGCGGCGGTACGTGCAACCCGACGGCCGCGACCTGACGCGGGCCGTCGAAGCCCTGGTGGGCTAACAACCTGCGGAGGCGGGCAGCATGAAACGACACAACAGAGTGATTTTGGACGGACTGATACAGTCCGTGCGGACGGAAGTGCGGCGGGTCGGCGGGGAGGCCGTTCCTGCGGTGCACTTCCAGATAGCCACGGATGCGGTGGAAAAGGGTGGCGTTCACCCTGCCGTAGCCTACGGGCGCCTGGCCGCGGAGATCGTGATTTTTGGCGAAGCGGCGGCGGAACACAATGTGCCCGTCGAAGTCACGCTGGACGGCTGGCTTCGCACCGTTTGGCGCGAGGAAGCCCCGGCGAGCACAGTGGTGGCGGAGCGCGTCGTCTTCCACCTGCCGAGCGAAGTACGCGCTGCTGCTGTAGCGCGGTTATCGGCACTGCTGAACGGCGAAGGAGGCAGCCATGCGACGGGGTAGGGGCGTCCTCGGCCTTTTGGCCTGCGGGGCGGCGGCCTTTCGGCCACGCGCCCCACGCCCCAGGCCTGACGGCCTGTTGCTCAGGGCGCTGAGCCGGTGGGCCGCGCGACATCGGCCTGCTGGCCTGGGCGTGGCCTGTCGGCCAGCCCGCGGTCGGCCTGAGGGCCTCCCGCGCCGCGCGCTCCGTGCGCCGCCTGGGAGCCAGGCATTAGCCTGTCCGAAAGCGCCCCTTGACAAGATCCCGCACCTGCGCGAAAATATACACAACCTTGTGTAGCAAAGGAGTCCTTCCATGAGCGTGACCCGAATGCAAATCCTGTTGACCGAGGAGCAAGCCGCCGAATTGCGGCGGTTGGCAAGAGTG encodes:
- a CDS encoding recombinase, encoding RDLSPSTVAGYLADLRQFSRWFEQTNGEALTPAAVTPTDVREYRGWLQWRGLKAATVNRKLNALRAWLEWAQGEGLIEANPVAGVKMVRSVKAAPRWLDRRERYALQRAAERVLQTARAAGGKRWVNHTRDALLVLFLLHTGLRVGEVVALTEDDLTLRPRSGQVLVRRGKGNKQRVVPLNAEARKAVKRWLETRGETGITAAALWSVGKGLTARTVQRAVERVAHEAKLDGVTPHVLRHTFAKSLIDAGAGLQEVAELLGHGDLNTTRRYVQPDGRDLTRAVEALVG